Proteins encoded in a region of the Orcinus orca chromosome 8, mOrcOrc1.1, whole genome shotgun sequence genome:
- the SLC43A3 gene encoding equilibrative nucleobase transporter 1 isoform X5 translates to MQGQSLPLRVATLLTGLLECLGFAGVLFGWASLVFVFKTEHYFEELCEPNARLMGNATGLDAQDERFSLIFTLASFMNNFMTFPAGYIFDRFKTTVARLIAIFLYTSATLTIAFISADSAVLLFLAMPMLTVGGILFLITNLQIGNLFGKHRSTIITMYNGAFDSSSAVFLIIKLLYEQGISLRASFIFISVCSAWHVGRTFLLMPRGHIPYPLPPNYSYGLCSGDGPREEEKKTAESQKLELSEKFLSPKEEIPRPGQQQQEARSLWSYAFSRRFAWHLVWLSVIQLWHYLFIGTLNSLLSNLASGDRVLVSTYTNAFAITQFFGVLCAPWNGLLMDRLKCKYQEEARRTGSRRAGSAAMAHGPSRSAARGILPDRATNPCPLHRQADSQPLRHQGSPIVSLLKSHFKYI, encoded by the exons ATGCAGGGCCAGAGCCTGCCCCTTCGTGTAGCCACCCTGCTGACGGGGCTGCTGGAATGCCTCGGCTTTGCGGGCGTCCTCTTCGGCTGGGCATCCCTGGTGTTTgtcttcaaaacagaacattactTTGAGGAGCTGTGTGAACCGAATGCCAGGCTGATGGGCAATGCCACGGGGCTGGATG CCCAGGACGAGCGCTTCTCACTCATCTTCACCCTGGCATCCTTCATGAACAACTTCATGACGTTCCCCGCTGGCTACATCTTTGACCGTTTCAAGACTACCGTGGCCCGCCTCATAGCCAT ATTTCTCTACACCAGTGCCACGCTTACGATAGCCTTCATCTCTGCAG ACTCAGCTGTGCTGCTCTTCCTGGCCATGCCCATGCTCACCGTAGGAGGAATCCTGTTTCTGATCACCAACCTGCAG ATCGGGAACCTATTTGGCAAACACCGTTCAACCATCATCACCATGTACAACGGAGCATTTGACTCTTCCTCGGCAGTCTTCCTTATCATTAAG CTCCTTTATGAACAGGGCATCAGTCTCAGGGCCTCCTTCATCTTCATCTCTGTCTGCAGTGCCTGGCATGTTGGGCGTACTTTCCTTCTGATGCCCAGGGGACACATCCCCTACCCACTGCCCCCCAACTACAGCTATGG cctgtgctctggggATGGccccagagaggaagagaagaaaacggCTGAGTCCCAAAAGCTGGAGCtttcagagaagttcctttcaccCAAGGAAG AGATCCCGAGAccagggcagcagcagcaggaagccCGCTCTCTCTGGAGCTACGCCTTCTCTCGGCGCTTTGCCTGGCACCTGGTGTGGCTGTCTGTAATACAGCTGTGGCACTACCTCTTCATCGGCACCCTCAACTCTCTGCTGAGCAACTTGGCCAGTGGGGACAGGGTGCTAG TCAGCACGTACACAAATGCCTTTGCCATCACTCAGTTCTTTGGAGTGCTGTGTGCCCCCTGGAATGGACTGCTCATGGATCGGCTGAAATGCAAGTACCAGGAGGAAGCAAGAAGGACAG gctccagacgcgcaggctcagcggccatggctcacgggcccagccgctctgcagcacgcgggatcctcccggaccgggccacaaacccgtgtcccctgcatcggcaggcggactctcaaccactgcgccaccagggaagccccatagtttctcttttaaaatctcattttaaatatatttga